In a single window of the Cucurbita pepo subsp. pepo cultivar mu-cu-16 chromosome LG18, ASM280686v2, whole genome shotgun sequence genome:
- the LOC111780526 gene encoding probable polyamine transporter At3g13620, translating to MDHQIGVPNPHPHQKPTSNSDLPPPILPTTTPNSPIPAAKKLTLIPLIFLIYFEVAGGPYGEEPAVQAAGPLLAIIGFIVFPFIWSVPEALITAELSTAFPGNGGFVIWAQRAFGPFWGSLMGTWKILSGVINIAAYPVLCINYIQKIAPQLQSGWPRRTALLASSVVLAALNYIGLTIVGYVAVVLALLSILPFILMTLIAIPKIKPHRWGNPGDKSIKTDWNLYLNTLFWNLNFWDNVSTLAGEVEKPKKTFPIALFISVIITCLSYLIPLLAVTGAVDIQQSAWESGFHAQAAETLAGKWLKILLEIGACLSAIGLFEAQLSSSAYQILGMAEIGILPKFFAARAKWFNTPWIGIVICTAISVGVSYLDFTDIVASANFMYSLGMLLEFSSFIWLRWKHSAMERPFKVPLELPGLIVMCLVPSAFLVVLMVFTHTTVFLVSASMTAAGIVWFGLMKICRKKKIFIFNPRPED from the coding sequence ATGGATCATCAAATTGGTGTCCCAAATCCACACCCCCATCAAAAACCCACCTCAAATTCCGACTTACCTCCTCCAATCCTCCCCACAACCACCCCAAATTCCCCCATCCCTGCCGCAAAAAAGCTCACATTAATCCCCCTCATCTTCCTCATCTACTTCGAGGTCGCCGGTGGCCCCTATGGCGAGGAGCCAGCCGTCCAAGCCGCCGGACCACTCCTCGCCATCATAGGCTTCATCGTCTTCCCTTTCATATGGAGCGTCCCAGAGGCGCTGATCACGGCTGAGCTCTCCACCGCCTTCCCCGGCAACGGCGGCTTCGTCATCTGGGCCCAAAGAGCCTTCGGACCCTTCTGGGGCTCTCTCATGGGCACCTGGAAAATCCTCAGCGGCGTTATCAACATAGCCGCTTACCCTGTTCTCTGCATCAATTACATTCAGAAAATCGCCCCCCAGCTCCAATCCGGCTGGCCCCGCCGCACCGCCCTCCTCGCCTCCTCCGTCGTCCTCGCCGCCCTCAACTACATCGGCCTCACCATCGTCGGATATGTCGCCGTCGTTCTAGCTCTGTTATCCATCTTACCCTTCATCTTAATGACATTAATCGCCATCCCCAAAATCAAACCCCACCGGTGGGGAAATCCCGGCGATAAATCGATAAAAACAGATTGGAATCTGTATCTCAACACTCTGTTTTGGAACCTGAATTTCTGGGATAACGTCAGCACACTCGCCGGAGAAgtagaaaaacccaaaaaaaccTTCCCAATTGCTCTGTTCATATCAGTAATTATCACTTGTCTTTCTTACTTAATCCCACTTCTCGCCGTCACCGGCGCCGTCGACATTCAACAATCCGCTTGGGAATCCGGATTCCACGCCCAAGCGGCAGAGACACTCGCCggaaaatggctcaaaatccTCCTGGAAATCGGAGCCTGCTTGTCGGCGATTGGACTATTCGAAGCTCAATTAAGTAGCAGTGCATATCAAATTCTGGGTATGGCGGAAATTGGGATTTTACCCAAATTCTTCGCGGCGAGAGCGAAATGGTTCAACACTCCATGGATTGGGATTGTGATTTGCACGGCGATCTCTGTTGGGGTTTCGTATTTGGACTTCACAGACATTGTTGCGTCGGCGAATTTCATGTATAGCTTGGGGATGCTGCTGGAATTCTCGTCGTTCATATGGCTGAGATGGAAGCATTCCGCCATGGAAAGGCCGTTCAAGGTTCCGTTGGAGCTGCCGGGGTTGATCGTGATGTGTTTGGTCCCGTCGGCGTTTTTGGTGGTTTTGATGGTTTTTACGCATACCACCGTGTTCTTGGTCAGTGCTTCCATGACCGCCGCCGGGATTGTCTGGTTCGGGTTGATGAAGATTTgtaggaagaagaagatcttcatcttcaatcCAAGACCTGAAGATTAG